A window from Danio aesculapii chromosome 6, fDanAes4.1, whole genome shotgun sequence encodes these proteins:
- the LOC130230090 gene encoding phosphoinositide 3-kinase regulatory subunit 6-like, producing the protein MGQQPVYFNIYYIKIFFSHREAIEEVFVTGLEVDFPEFKTNKDTSKQKKMPLDLCGVLVSFSYLKVSLSNREVEKGFSLRTTGAQISAIPQNKTEDLNCLAVTFNDTKPKSNTEIKIRTCNFKLKTPEKTTFSVCLDKDFRRKFMDVESIEVTTCRDPGYYVQKSLKSKFMTEDDADADAGLSKYMSKGLTLPINTFAGIID; encoded by the exons ATGGGACAGCAGCCAGTGTACTTCAACATTTACTACATCAAG ATTTTCTTTTCCCACAGAGAAGCTATTGAAGAAGTTTTTGTCACAGGTCTGGAAGTGGATTTCCCAgagtttaaaacaaataaag ACACTTCCAAGCAGAAGAAGATGCCACTTGATCTATGCGGGGTTCTCGTCTCCTTTAGCTACTTAAAA GTGTCGCTAAGCAACAGAGAGGTTGAGAAAGGGTTCTCACTCAGAACCACTGGTGCCCAGATTTCAGCAAtaccacaaaacaaaactgaag ATCTCAACTGTCTCGCTGTCACTTTCAATGACACAAAGCCAAAGAGCAACACA GAGATAAAGATCAGAACATGCAATTTCAAACTCAAGACGCCAGAAAAAACAactttcagtgtgtgtttggacAAAGACTTTCGAAGAAAATTTATGGATGTTGAAAG CATTGAGGTCACTACATGTCGGGACCCTGGATATTACGTTCAAAAATCCTTAAAGTCAAAGTTCATGACAGAAGACGACGCTGacgctgatgctggactgagcaAATACATGAGCAAAGGATTGACTCTGCCCATAAACACATTTGCAGGAATAATCGATTAA